ATCCATTCGGCGTCCTGCGGGCCGAGTTCGTCGTCCACCCACACGAACGGGCGCCCGGCGGCCCAGGCCGTCAGGTGGCGGGTCTTCCAGTGCAGACCGTCCGGGTCCTCCTGGTGGAGCTGCGGCCAGGCGATGAACGGCAGGCGGGGCAGACCGAGCAACGGCGAGAGCCAGGTGTTGGCCTCGTTCATCCAGGTGGTCGCCCAGACCAACTCGTACGGAAGTGCCAGCAGTTCGGGGCCGTGCCCGGGGTTGAGCCAGACCCGCAGCGGCCGCACGTACTCGGCCGGCCGCTGCGGGTGGCGGGCCACCCATGAGTCGGGCTTGATCCGGTGCGTACGGTAGCCCGCCGGGCGGCGGTGCGGCTTGGCCGCATACGGGTTGAGCGGGCCGTCCACGTCGAGGAGCAGCAGCGGTGCCGGCGGCGGGGTCATGCCCGCCATCCTCACCCGGCGGGTGGTCCACGAACAAGGGAGCGGGGAGGCCGGAAACCGGAATGCGGACCGGCGTCCGCCGGGCGATACACCCGACCGCCCCGGACCGGTGCCGGCCGCCGTCAGGGCCGCTGCCAGAGCTTGCGCTCCGCCAGCAGTGGCAGCACGCCCTCGCCGAACCAGTAGGCCTCCTCCAGGTGCGGCATGCCGGAGAGGATGAACTCCTCGATGCCCAAGGCGTGATACTCCTCGACGAGAGCGGCCACCTCCCGGTGGCTGCCCACCATCGCGGTGCCCGCGCCGCCCCGGATCAGGCCGATGCCGGCCCACAGACCCGGATGGACCTCCAGCCGCTCGGCCGAACCGCCGTGCAGCTCCAGCATCCGCCGCTGGCCCTCCGACTCGCTGCGGGCGAGGGCCCGTTGGGTCTCCCGGATCCGGTACGGGTCCATCCCGGCGAGCAGCCGGTCGGCCTCGGCCCAGGCCTGCGCGGAGGTGTCCCGGGCGATCACGTGCAGCCGGATGCCGAACCGCGGCGAACGCCCGTGCGCGGCGGCCAGCCGGCGGATCCACCCGATCTTCTCCGCGACCTGGGCGGGCGGTTCGCCCCAGGTGAGGTAGACGTCGGCGTGCCGCGCCGCGACCTCGCCCGCCGCCGCCGAGGAGCCGCCGAAGTACACCGCCGGGACCGGATCCGGCAGCCGGTTCAACTTGGCCCGCTCCACCCGCAGATGAGGGCCGTGGTGGTCGACCGTCCCGCCCGCCCAGAGCCGCCGCGAGATGTCCAGGAACTCGCCGGCCCGGGCGTACCGGGCGTCCTTGTCGAGGAAGTCCCCGTACGCCCGCTGCTCGGCCGACTCGCCGCCGGTGACCACGTTGAGCAGCAGCCGACCGCCGGACTGGCGCTGGTAGGTGGCCGCCATCTGGGCGGACAGCGTCGGGCCGACCTGGCCGGGGCGGAAGGCCACCAGGTACTTCAGCCGCTCGGTCACCTGGGTGAGCATCGCGGTGGTCAGCCAGGCGTCCTCGCACCAGGCGCCGGTCGGGGTGAGCACCGCCTCGAAGCCCAACTGCTCGGCGCTGCGGGCGACCTGCCCGAGGTAGGCGATGCTCGGCGGCCGGTCGGAGCCGGCCGTACCGGGGGTCGAGCCGTGGCCGCCGCCGACGACGTGACGACTGTCACCGTTGGTGGGGAGGAACCAGTGGAAGGCGAGGGACATGCGCGAACTCCTGACCGGGTGCGGCCGGCACGGCCGGGCGCTGCCTGCGGAAACCTACGGGTGACGAAGGTGACAGGTCAGCCGCGACAGGTGGCACCGGCCAGCCGGCACAGGTCGACGTGCAGACGTCGGACCAGGCGGTCGGCGGGAGCGGCGGTCATGGGGGGATTATCCGGGGGCGGATCGCCCTGGATCAAGGGCGGAGGGCGGATCGCCTCGGTCCGAGCGCCTGGTCCGGCGGGTACGGGGCACGGCCGGCGCAACGACGGACGCCCGCCGTCACCCCTTGCGGGGGACGGCGGGCGTCACGTTGCAGCGGACGAACAGAGCCTCAGGCTCAGATCTGGCCGGCCTTCTCCAGCGCCGAGCAGCAGGTGTTGACCATGAGGCGGGTCACCACGTACGGGTCGACGTTGGCGTTCGGGCGACGGTCCTCGATGTAGCCCTTCTGGTCGACCTCGACCTGCCACGGGATGCGGACCGAGGCGCCGCGGTTGGAGACGCCGTAGCTGTAGACGTTCCACGGGGCGGTCTCGTGCTTGCCCGTCAGGCGGGACTCGATCTCGGCACCGTACTGGGTGACGTGCTCGAGGACCTTCTCCTGCGAGGCGCCGAGCGACTCGCAGGCGGTGATGATGGCGTCGTAGCCCTCACGCATCGCCTTGGTGGAGAAGTTGGTGTGCGCGCCGGCACCGTTCCAGTCGCCACGGGCGGGCTTGGCGTCGAGGGTGGCGTCGATGCCGAACTCCTCGGCGGTGCGGTAGAGCAGGTAGCGGGCGATCCACATGTCGTCGGACACGGTCAGCGCGTCGACCGGGCCGATCTGGAACTCCCACTGACCGGGCATGACCTCGGCGTTGATGCCGCAGATCGCCAGGCCGGCGGCGAGGCAGCGGTCGAGGTGCAGCTCGACGATCTCGCGACCGAAGACCTCCTCGGCGCCGACGCCGCAGTAGTAGCCGCCCTGCGGGGCCGGGAAGCCGCCCTCGGGGAAGCCGAGCGGGCGCGAGCCCTTGAAGAAGGTGTACTCCTGCTCGATGCCGAAGATCGACTCCTGGGCGGCGAACTGCTCGGCGACCGGGCGCAGCAGGGCGCGGGTGTTCGAGACGTGGGGGGTACCGTCGATCTCGAAGACCTCGCACAGGACGAGGATGTTGTCGCCGCCGCGGATCGGGTCCGGAAGGGTCCGGACCGGCTCCAGCACGCGGTCGGACGCGTGGCCCTCGGCCTGGTTGGTCGACGAGCCGTCGAAGCCCCACGTGGGGATCTTGTCCGCGTTGGCCAGGATCCGAGTCTTGGAGCGGAGCTTGGCGGTCGGCTGCGTGCCGTCGATCCAGATGTACTCGGCCTTGATTGCCACGGCGGTGAACCTCGCAAACTGAGTGGTGGGTGCCCGCGTAGCGTCGCAAGCCGCCGTTTCCCGGTTGTTCCTCCTATGTGACGCCCATGTAAACCAACTGTCCGCACCGGCCCTGTCACGCTCCGGGAGTGCCGTCGGTGTCACCCCCGGGCCCTCCGGGTGCACCCCCGGAACGGGGTGGGCGCACGGGAGGGGCGACCGTCGGAGCGCACCCGCTCGGCGCGCTCCCCCGCGCCGCACGCGCGCCTTGGTACGCACCCTCTCGGTGCGCGCTCCTTTCGGCGCGTACTCCCCTCAGTACGCACCCCCTCAGTACGCACCCCAGGCGCACTCCTCTCAGCACATGCCCCTTCGGTACACGCCCCTTCAGTGCCGTCGCGCGTGGGCCCGGCGGCGGCGGGCGAACCAGAGGGCGCCCGCTCCGCCCGCGATCAGCGCGGCGGCCCCGGCGGCCAGCGGGCCGGTGCCGCTGCTGCCGGTGGCCGCCAGGTGCTCGCCGGTACCGGCCTGCGGCACGGCCGCCCTGCCGCTGCCGGTGCTGTCCGCCGCCTTCACGGCGGCCGGGGTGGTCGGCGCCGTGGCGGTGGTGGCGGCGGTGGTCGGCGTGGTGCTGCCGGCGGCCGGCTTCTCGCAGCTCACCGAGGCGATGGTGACGGTGCCGCTGACCTTGGCCACGTTGAGGTTGAGCGGGTTCAGCTCGATCCGCACCTCCAGGGCGGAGGCGGCCGCCGTGCTGGAGGTGGTGCTGCGCCTGGAGAACTCGACCGAGACGCTGCCGACGGCGGGCACGTCCACCTTGGTCGGTGCGTACAGGCCGACCGCGACCGGCTTGCCGAGGACGGTGAGCTTGGCGGGGGCGGTGACGTCGGCGGTGGGCGGTCCGTCCACCGGGCAGGTCACCTTGGAGCTGAGGGCTTCCAGGCCGAGCAGGGCGGTCAGCGGCAGGCCCGGCGCGTGGACGTCCGCGTTGACCAGCTCGACCGAGGCCGCGGTCCCCTTGGCGTCGACCGTGGTGACGGAACGGCCGACGTCGGCCTTGACCAGGGTGACCGGGCCCTGCTGGTCGACGCCGTCCACCTTCGCGGTGAGGACGGAGCCGTCGCGTCGGGCCGGGCTCTCGACCTTGTTCAACGAGATGTTCACCGGCACGTCCACGGCGTTGTTCAGCAGGCTGACGTCCAGGTCCACCTCGGCCGTGACCGCGCGGGCGCTGCCGGCGGCCGGGGCCCCCGTCGAACCGGTGCCGCCGGCCCCGGAGACGGCACCGGGCACGGTCGCGTGGGCGGCGCCGGCGGGCAGTACGGCCGCCGCGACGACCAGGGTGGCGACGGCGACACGGAGAGATGAGGACAGCAAAGGAGGAACCCCCACACATGGCGATCGGGAGAGAGCGCCACCGATGTCACCCCACGCGCGGGAATGCTCCGCGCCGGACCGGGGGAAGGTTGCCGCTCTCGACTGCCGCCATCCTCTTCGAACAATCCGTCACATGAGTAACACAGAGCGTCAGTTCACTCCTTCGGGTGAGATTGACGCCACGTGTTGACGGTACGGCGACAGCCGCTCCCCGGCCGCGGACCGGGCCCGGTCCGGGGCCGGGCGCCCCAACGCCCTTGAGCGCTACGGAAGTCGCCAGTCCACCGGCTGTGCACCCTGCCGTACCAGCAGTTCGTTGGCCCGGCTGAACGGACGCGAGCCGAAGAAGCCCGAGTTCGCCGAGTACGGGCTCGGGTGCGCCGACTCGACCGCCGGCACCTCGCCCAGCAACGGGCGCAGGTTACGGGCGTCGCGGCCCCAGAGGATCGCCACCAGCGGACCGCCGCGCGCCGCCAGCGCCTTGATCGCCTGCTCGGTGACCTCCTCCCACCCCTTGCCCCGGTGCGCGGCCGGCTTGCGCGGCGCGGTCGTCAGGGCGCGGTTGAGCAGCAGGACGCCCTGCTCCGTCCAGGGGGTGAGGTCGCCGTTGGAGGGCTGCGGCAGGCCGAGGTCCTGGCCGTACTCCTGGTAGATGTTGATCAGGCTGGCCGGGATCGGCCGGACCTCCGGCGCCACCGAGAAGGACAGACCCACGGCGTGGCCCGGCGTGGGGTAGGGATCCTGTCCGACGATCAGCACCCGCACCGCGTCGAACGGCTGCTGGAAGGCGCGCAGCACGTTCGGCCCGGAGGGCAGGTAGGTTCGGCCGGCGGCGATCTCCGCGCGCAGGAAGTCGCCCATGGCGGCCACCTGTCCGGCCACCGGCTGCAGTGCGGTGGCCCAGCCGGGCTCGACGATCTCGTTCAGTGGACGCGGTGCCATGCGCACCACCCTATCGGCCCAGTGCGGGCCACCTTGCCGGGCCCGCCGGCTGGCCGGGCACGGCCCCGGCGCAGCCCGTACGCCCGGTCGGCGGCAGCGCCGACGACCCGTCCTGGCAGGCCCGCAGGGCCCGTCCGACCGACCGGGTCACCCGACCGGACGGCCTCGCAGCACCACCAGCCGCGGGTCCGCCAGCACCCGGACGTCGGCGCGCGGGTCCTCGGCGTACACCACCAGGTCGGCGGAGGCGCCCTCGGTCAGACCGTCCCGGCCGAGCCAGGCCCTGGCACCCCAACTGGCGGCCGAGAGCGCCTCGGCGGGCGTCAGGCCGGCCTTCACCAGCTCGGCCACCTCCTGCGCGACCAGGCCGTGGGCGAGCGAGCCGCCGGCGTCGGTGCCGACGTAGACCGGGATGCCCGCGTCGTGCGCGGCGCCCACGGTGTCGTAACGGCGCTCGTGCAGCCGGCGCATGTGCGCGGACCAGGCCGGGAACTTGTCCTCGCCACCGGCCGCGAGCTTCGGGAAGGTCGCGATGTTGACCAGGGTCGGGACGATCGCCACGCCGCGCTCGGCGAACTGCGGGATCAACTCCTCGGTCAGGCCGGTCGCGTGCTCCACGCAGTCGATGCCGGCGGCCAGCAGGTCGGGCAGCGACTCGGCGGCGAAGCAGTGCGCGGTGACCCGCGCGCCCTCCTGGTGCGCGGCCGCGATCGCCTCGGCCAGGGCGTCGCCGGGCCAGCAGGCGGCGAGGTCGCCGCGCTCGCGGTCGATCCAGTCGCCGACCAGCTTCACCCAGCCGTCGCCGCGCCGGGCCTCCGCCCGGACGTAGGCCGGCAGGTCTCCCGGCTCGATCTCGTGCGCGTAGTTGCGGATGTAGCGCCGGGTACGGGCGATGTGGCGGCCCGCGCGGATGATCCGGGGCAGGTCCTCACGGTCGTCGATCCAGCGGGTGTCGGCGGCCGAGCCGGCGTCGCGGATCAGCAGGGTGCCGGCGTCGCGGTCGGTCAGTGCCTGCTTCTCGCTGGTGGCCTCGTCCACCGCGCCGTGCGCGTCCAGGCCGACGTGGCAGTGCGCGTCGACCAGGCCGGGCAGCACCCAGCCGGAGACCGTCCGGACGTCGCCCGCGGCCGGCCGCTCGAAGGTCACCCGCCCGTCCACCACCCAGAGTTCGTCCCGGACGTCCTCGGGGCCGACCAGCACCCGGCCCTTGATGTGCAGCACCCCAGCGTCGCTCATGACCGCACTCTACCGACGGGTCCGGCCGGGCCGGCGGCGGGCGATGGGGCAGACTGGGCGCCGGGGCCCGTCCGCACGGCGTCCTCCGTACACCACAGGCCGCCCCGGCCACCGGCAGGGCGGCCCGGCGGGCCTGCCCCGCCCGGCCGGCGGCGGAGCACCACGACCCGCGAAAGGCCGGCCCCGTGAACCCCTTCCTCGACCTCCCCCCGCTCGGCGCCGCGCACTTCGCCGCGATCGAGGACAAGGTGGCCGCACTGCTGCACACCACCGCCGACGTGATCGTCACCCAGGGCGAGGCGCTGCTCCCGCTGGAGGCGGCCATCCGCGGCGCCGCGCACCCCGGCAGCACGGCACTCAACATCGTGACCGGCCCGTACGGGCAGACCTTCGGGAACTGGCTGCGGGACTGCGGTGCCAAGGTCGTGGACCTGGCGGTGCCCTTCGACAGCGCCGTCACCGCCGACCAGGTCGCCGAGGCGCTGCGGGCCCACCCGGAGATCGACTTCGTCTCGCTGGTGCACGCCGAGGCCGCCACCGGCAACACCAACCCGGTGGCGGAGATCGCCGCGGTGGTGCGCGAGCACGGCGCGCTGCTGATGCTGGACGCCGTCGCCTCGGTCGCCGCCGAGCCGCTGCTGACGGACGCCTGGGGCGTGGACCTCTGTGTGATCGGCGGGCAGAAGGCGATGGGCGGCCCGGCCGGCGTCTCGGCCGTGTCGGTCAGCGCGCGGGCCTGGGAGCGGATCACCGCCAACCCGGCCGCGCCGCGCCGCTCCTACCTCTCGCTGCTGGACTGGAAGGAGCGCTGGACGGACGCCGGCCGTACCGTCCTCCCGCACGCCCCCGCCCAGCTGGAGATGCTCGCGCTGGACGCCTGCCTCGACCGGATCGCCGCCGACACCCTCGACGCCACCGTCGCCCGGCACCGCGCCGCGGCGGCCGCCACCCGCGCCGGGGTCCGGGCACTGGGCACCCTGACCCCGTTCGTCCCCGCCGACGGGCACGCGGCTCCCGTGGCCACCACCCTGCGCACCCCGCCCGGCCTGAACGCCGCCGAGCTGGCCGCCGGTCTGGACCGCGCCCTGCCCGTGCAGGCGGGCGGCGGCGCACCGGCCGCCGAGATGCTGCGGGTCAACCACTACGGCCGGAACGCGTCGTCGGAGGTCGTCCAGGACTGCCTGACCGCGCTCGGCGAGGCGCTGCTGGCCACCGGCGCCGCCGCCGACGTGCCGACGGCGACGGCCGCCGCGGCGGCGGCCTGGCGGGCGGCGGGCGGCCCCACCGGGTGACCCGCGGCAGGGGGCCGGTCGGGGCGGAGCGGCCGCTCCGTCCGTGCGCGTGCGGGCGGACCCCCGGGGCGGCCGGGGCGACCGCGACCGACGGACCTCTTGAGCACCTCAAGTGAACCGCTGGGCTCCGGCCACGATCCCATGGACGCCTTCGACGCCCATCTGGTCACCGGGGGCTACCCGCGGCTGCTCCGGGAGTGCGCGACCGCGGCCGGCGCCCGGCCTCTCGTCGAACAGGAGCTGACCCACGAGAACAGCAGCGACGTCGTGGCCCGGACCGCCCGGACCCGGCAGGGACGGCCGTCGGCACGGTGAAGTGGCGGGAGCGCAAGCGGTCACCGCCGGCGAACCGGCCCATCCGGCCGGAGCCCGGGCCTTGGTGCCCGAGGCCGCCGGGGCCCGGCTGGTCACCGTCTGCCCGGCGGGCCTGCACTCCGGCGTGGAGCCCGACCCGCGCCTGGACGCGGGGGATCTGCTGGCAGCCCGGCAGCGATGAGGGCGGCCGGGTGCGCCGGCTGGCCGGAACGGGCGCCGGAGCGTGGGGCTGCGGGCTGCGGGCTCCGGGCTCCGGGGTGCTGAGCGCGGGGCGCGGGGCCGTGCCGGGGGCGCGGGCCGGGTGAGGCCCGTGGTCCCCGGCTGCGGAGCGACTTGGACCGTGCGAATCTACGAAGGTGCCGGAGACCACGGAGGACGCCGTACCGGGCGAGGAACCGGGCCGGCCGGCGGGCGCGGCCCTGCTGGCCGCCACCTGCGTCTCGACCCTGGTCGTCAACGCCAACACCTCGGCGGTGAGCATCCTGCTGCCGGCGATCAGCGCGGACACCGGCGCGTCCCTCGACACCCTCCAGTGGGCCATCACCGGGTATTCGCTGGTCGGCGCGGCCGTGATCGTCACCTCGGGCGCCCTCGGCGACGTCTTCGGGCGGCGGCTGGTCTTCCTCGCCGGGCTGGCCCTGTTCATCGCCTCCTGCGCCGTGATCGCGCTGTCCGGCAGCGGCGCGGGGGTGATCGCGGGCCGGGCGGTCCAGGGCGCCTCCGGGGCCACGATCCTGGCGTGCGGGATGAGCCTGCTGTCGGTGGCGACCTCGGGACAGGGCCGGGTCCGGGCCGTGACCGTGTGGGGCGCCGCCTCGGCGGTGGGCGCGGCCGTCGGGCCGCTGGTGGGCGGCCTACTGGTGGACGGCATCGGGTGGCAGGGCCTGTTCTGGATCGACGCGGCGATCGCGGCGGCCTGCGTCCCGGTCACCCTGAGCGGCATCACCGAGTCCCGTGATCCCGACCGCAGCCGGTCGATCGACTTCGCGGGGACGGTGCTGATCGCCGCCGTGCTGGCCCCGGCGCTGCTCGCGCTGAGCGAGGGCGCCGACTGGGGCTGGACGTCGGCGGGAGTGCTGGGCTGCCTCGCACTGTCCCTGCTCGCGGCCCTCGCCTTCGTCGCGGTGGAGCGGCGGGTGGACGAGCCGCTGGTGGACCTGCGGCTGCTGCGCGACCGCGTGCTGATCGGCGCCACGGTGGCGATCCTGCTCAGCGCCGGCGTGATCAACGGCCTGATGTACCTGGTCAGCCTCTACTTCCAGAATCCCGCCACGCTCGCCCTGAGCCCGTTCCAGGCCGGCCTGGCGACCCTGCCCGCGACCGTGGGCCTGATCGCCGTCACCCCGCTGGTGCCCCGGGCCGTCAAGCGGCTGGGCGTCGGGCCGGTGATCGGGGTCGGTTTCCTGGCGGCGACGGCCGGCTGCGCGCTGCTGGTGCTGGTGCAGGCCGACTGGCGGTACGGGGCGTTCGCCCTGCCGCTGGTGCTGCTGGCCGCCGGCCTGGGGCTCGTCAACGGCCCGGCGAGCTCGGCCTCCACCTCGTCGGTGGCCGAGGACGACGTCGGCGCGGCGTCCGGCATCTCGAACATGGCCCGCTACATCGGTGCCGCCGCGTTCACCGCGGCCGTGGCCACCGTGAACACGTCCGTCGGCGCGTCGCACCTCGCGAGCGGCGCGGGAACGGCGCAGGCGCTGGCGGCGGGCCTCTCCCGGGCCTGCCTGCTGCTCACCATCGCGTGCGGGGTGGGCGTACTGCTCTCCGTCCTGGCCGCCCGGGCCCGCCGTCGCCGGGTCCGGCCCGGGGCGTACGGGGCGGCGGCGGCCTCCCACGCCCATACCGTCAGCTCCGAGGTCGCCGGCTCCGGGTGACGCGGGCGGCGGCCGGCCCGCTCGGCACCGGTCAGGCGGGCACCTCGGCCAGCAGCCGCATCTCCCGGGCGTGCGCGGCGACCTCCTCGACCTCCGGAGGGCCGCCGAACTCGTCCACCTCGCTGTACATGGCCGTCATGCTGCCGTCCGCCCAGAAGCAGACGCCGGCCACCAGGCCCTCGTCCATCGCCAGGCGTCCGCATTCCATCACCCCGCCCCGGGCGCCGGGGTCGACCGTCCGCCGCTCGGTGAAGGCCGTCGCGAACTCCGCGTCGTCGCCGGCCGCTCGCGTGCTCTCGTCCAGGGACGGGACGAAGGCGTGGCGCTCGTAGCCCTGCACGATGACCATCCGGTGCTCGCCCTCGGACGAGTGGACGGTGCCGAAGGCGGACGGGTCGGCGGCGCCCTCCCGGGCGCGCCGGCGCACGGCAAGGGTGAGCGGCGAGTCGGGCTCCAGTGCCATCCCGCGGAACTGCGCGGGGGCCTGGAAGCGGTAGGCGCCGAGCGCGGCGAAGTTGTCGGCGAAGGCGTAGCCGGCGCCGCCCAGGGCGAGGGCGACCACCGTGAGGACGGCCATCCACCGCCGACGGCGGGGGCCGGCGGGTACGCCGTGGTCGTCGGGGGCGGTGCCGTCCGGGGTGTCCGGGGTGTCGGCGACGGCTGGCTCGGCGGCCTCGGCCGGCTCCTGGTCAGGCTGTTCCATCGGCGGATCGCATCAGCTGCAAGCTGTCCGGGCAAGGTCGAAATCCCCGCTTTGGGGGTCTGCGGGAGCAATTGCCCGCATGATCGTTACCGGATCGCCTCCGGGTTGCCCCCGGTACCGCGCGCCGCCTGCGTCGGCACTGTTCCCGCACCGTTCACCTCTGCGGCACCGGCTCCTCACCCGCGCCCGGCAGGGTCTTCGACATCGGCAAAGTTGGCTATACAACTTCGGCCGCCCGATCGCCCGAGGAGGAGAACCCGCATGCCGCTGTCCCCCCTGTCGCCGTACTGGCTGCGCGACAACTGCCCCTGCACCCGGTGCCGCGACCCGCGCAACGGGCAGAAGCTGTTCCAGATCACCGACCTGCCGGAGGACCTGGCGATCGCGGACCAGGACGAGGGCGCCGACCACCTGGCGGTGCTCTGGTCCGACGGCCACCGCTCGCGCTACCCGCTGGAGTGGCTGGACGCCGAGGGCGCCGACGACGGCCGCAACGAGGACGGCAAGCGGCTGTGGGCCGCCGCCGACTTCGCCGCGGGCCTGCCTGAGGCCGACTGGGGCGCCTACCTGGCCGACCCGGCGGAACGCGCGGCGGTGCTCGGCGCGGTGCTGCGATCCGGCTTCGCCGTGCTGCGCGGGGTACCGGCCGTCGAGGGTCAGGTGCTCGACGTGGCCCGGACCTTCGGCTACGTCCGCGAGACCAACTACGGCCGGCTGTTCGACGTCCGGGTTGAGGCCGACCCGAACAACCTGGCCTTCACGAACGCGGCCATCGCCCCGCACAGCGACAACCCGTACCGCGACCCGGTACCGACCCTCCAACTGCTGCACTGCCTCGACAACTCGGCCGTCGGCGGCGACTCCGGCCTGGTCGACGGCTTCCGCGCGGCCGCCGAGCTTCGCGCGGAGGACCCGGCGGCCTTCGCGGTGCTGACCCGCACCCTCGTCCCGTTCGTCTTCCGCGACCGCGCCACCGAACTGCGCGCCGACCGCCCGCTGATCGAGCTGGACGCGCTCGGGCGGATCCGGGAGGTGCGGTTCAACAACCGCTCGATCAGCACCTTGCGCCTGCCCGCCGCCGAACTGGACGCCTTCTACGCCGCCTACCGGCGCTTCGCCGCCGTCACCCTACGCCCCGAACTGCGGTTGGAGTTCCGGCTCGGCCCCGGCGACTGCCTGATCTTCGACAACGTCCGCCTGCTGCACGCCCGGACGGCCTTCGAACCGGCCGGCCCCGGGGGCGGCGCGCGCCACCTCCAGGGTTGCTACGCCGACCTGGACTCGCTGACCAGCACCCTCGCGGTGCTGAACCGGCAGGCCGCCGCGCTCGACACCATCGCCGAGTACTTCGAGGGCGAGGGCGCCGCCGAGTACCTGGGCGAGGCCGTCACCTTGGCCGAGCACATGCTGCAGGCCGGAGCGCTGGCCGAGGCGGCCGGGGCGCCGGCCCACCTGGTCGCGGCGGCGCTGCTGCACGACGTGGGCCACTTCGAGCGCACCGGGCTGGAGTTGATGGCCGGCCGGGACAACCGGCACAGCGACACCGGCGCCGCCTGGCTGGCGCAGTGGTTCGGCCCCGAGGTCACCGAGCCGGTCCGGCTGCACGTGGCCGCCAAGCGGTACCTGTGCACGGCCGAGCCCGGCTACCGGGCCCGGCTCTCCGAGGCCTCCGAGTACACCCTGCGGGTGCAGGGCGGCCCGATGACCGAGGAGCAGGCCGCCGCCTTCGCGGCCCTGCCGGGTGCCGAGGAAGCGGTGGCGGTCCGCCGCTGGGACGAGGAGGCCAAGTACGCCGACGCGGCCATGCCCACCTTCGACCACTTCCGTCCGCTGCTGGCCGCCCTGATCCGCTGACGCCCGGCCGGCGGGGTGACGGGGCCGGGGCTCGGGTGGCGGTCCGCCGCCCCGCCGGTCATGGCCCCGTCGCTCAGTCGCTGTCCCGTGCGTGCCGCGAAAGCGCTGACGTGGCCAGCGAGTTGTGCACGCTGAAGGCCACCGTCCCCGGCAGGTAGCGGTCCTGCGACCACTCCACCGGGGTACCGGTCGGGTCGGTGGTGCGGCGGCGCTCGCGCAGCAGCGGGCTGCCGCGCCGGCATCCCAGCAGCCGGGCGTCCTCGGCGTTCGCGGCGACCACGTCGATGGTGTGGTCGGCGTCCGTGAACAGGATGCCGTGCTCGCGCAGTTGCTCGGTGTGCGAGACCACGTCGGCCGGCAGCTCGGCCACCAGCTCGCCCACCCGCGGCGGGTAGACCGTCCGTTCGACCATCACCGGCGCGCCGGACAGGGTGCGCAGCCGGACGATCGCGTAGACCTCGGCGCCCGGCTCCAGGCGCAGCTGCTCCCGCTCGGCGGCGTCGGCAGGGCGGTGGACCAGCGAGTCCAGGATGCCGCCAGGCTCCTCCCCCATCGAGCGGGCCCAGTGGGTGAAGCTGAGCAGCTCCGAGAAGCTCTGAACCCGGGCGTTGCCGAGCACCACCCGGCGGGTGCCGCGGCGCGAGGTGACCAGGCCGTCCGAGCGCAGCACCGCCAGCGCCTGCCGCACGGTGCCACGGGACACGCCGTACTGCTCGGCGAGCGCGCCCTCCGCGGGCAGCCGCCCGGCCTCGCCGAACGCGCCGGTGGTGATGGCCTCGCGGAGGTCGGCGGCGACCTTGCGGTAGAGGGCGACGCCGCGCTCGGTTCCGGCCGGGCCGGGTGCGGACTGGTCCGGTTCGAGTGCCACGTCAGTCAAGGTCCCTCCTGGGGCGGTGTCCTGCGCTGCCGTACCGGCGCGGACAGGCTGACCTTATCCGTTGCGCCTTCGAAGCATCGCACCATTCCGATCA
The sequence above is a segment of the Kitasatospora sp. NBC_00240 genome. Coding sequences within it:
- a CDS encoding amidohydrolase family protein, producing the protein MSDAGVLHIKGRVLVGPEDVRDELWVVDGRVTFERPAAGDVRTVSGWVLPGLVDAHCHVGLDAHGAVDEATSEKQALTDRDAGTLLIRDAGSAADTRWIDDREDLPRIIRAGRHIARTRRYIRNYAHEIEPGDLPAYVRAEARRGDGWVKLVGDWIDRERGDLAACWPGDALAEAIAAAHQEGARVTAHCFAAESLPDLLAAGIDCVEHATGLTEELIPQFAERGVAIVPTLVNIATFPKLAAGGEDKFPAWSAHMRRLHERRYDTVGAAHDAGIPVYVGTDAGGSLAHGLVAQEVAELVKAGLTPAEALSAASWGARAWLGRDGLTEGASADLVVYAEDPRADVRVLADPRLVVLRGRPVG
- a CDS encoding aminotransferase class V-fold PLP-dependent enzyme produces the protein MNPFLDLPPLGAAHFAAIEDKVAALLHTTADVIVTQGEALLPLEAAIRGAAHPGSTALNIVTGPYGQTFGNWLRDCGAKVVDLAVPFDSAVTADQVAEALRAHPEIDFVSLVHAEAATGNTNPVAEIAAVVREHGALLMLDAVASVAAEPLLTDAWGVDLCVIGGQKAMGGPAGVSAVSVSARAWERITANPAAPRRSYLSLLDWKERWTDAGRTVLPHAPAQLEMLALDACLDRIAADTLDATVARHRAAAAATRAGVRALGTLTPFVPADGHAAPVATTLRTPPGLNAAELAAGLDRALPVQAGGGAPAAEMLRVNHYGRNASSEVVQDCLTALGEALLATGAAADVPTATAAAAAAWRAAGGPTG
- a CDS encoding LLM class flavin-dependent oxidoreductase, with product MSLAFHWFLPTNGDSRHVVGGGHGSTPGTAGSDRPPSIAYLGQVARSAEQLGFEAVLTPTGAWCEDAWLTTAMLTQVTERLKYLVAFRPGQVGPTLSAQMAATYQRQSGGRLLLNVVTGGESAEQRAYGDFLDKDARYARAGEFLDISRRLWAGGTVDHHGPHLRVERAKLNRLPDPVPAVYFGGSSAAAGEVAARHADVYLTWGEPPAQVAEKIGWIRRLAAAHGRSPRFGIRLHVIARDTSAQAWAEADRLLAGMDPYRIRETQRALARSESEGQRRMLELHGGSAERLEVHPGLWAGIGLIRGGAGTAMVGSHREVAALVEEYHALGIEEFILSGMPHLEEAYWFGEGVLPLLAERKLWQRP
- a CDS encoding uracil-DNA glycosylase, with translation MAPRPLNEIVEPGWATALQPVAGQVAAMGDFLRAEIAAGRTYLPSGPNVLRAFQQPFDAVRVLIVGQDPYPTPGHAVGLSFSVAPEVRPIPASLINIYQEYGQDLGLPQPSNGDLTPWTEQGVLLLNRALTTAPRKPAAHRGKGWEEVTEQAIKALAARGGPLVAILWGRDARNLRPLLGEVPAVESAHPSPYSANSGFFGSRPFSRANELLVRQGAQPVDWRLP
- a CDS encoding SCO1860 family LAETG-anchored protein, encoding MLSSSLRVAVATLVVAAAVLPAGAAHATVPGAVSGAGGTGSTGAPAAGSARAVTAEVDLDVSLLNNAVDVPVNISLNKVESPARRDGSVLTAKVDGVDQQGPVTLVKADVGRSVTTVDAKGTAASVELVNADVHAPGLPLTALLGLEALSSKVTCPVDGPPTADVTAPAKLTVLGKPVAVGLYAPTKVDVPAVGSVSVEFSRRSTTSSTAAASALEVRIELNPLNLNVAKVSGTVTIASVSCEKPAAGSTTPTTAATTATAPTTPAAVKAADSTGSGRAAVPQAGTGEHLAATGSSGTGPLAAGAAALIAGGAGALWFARRRRAHARRH
- the glnII gene encoding glutamine synthetase; this translates as MAIKAEYIWIDGTQPTAKLRSKTRILANADKIPTWGFDGSSTNQAEGHASDRVLEPVRTLPDPIRGGDNILVLCEVFEIDGTPHVSNTRALLRPVAEQFAAQESIFGIEQEYTFFKGSRPLGFPEGGFPAPQGGYYCGVGAEEVFGREIVELHLDRCLAAGLAICGINAEVMPGQWEFQIGPVDALTVSDDMWIARYLLYRTAEEFGIDATLDAKPARGDWNGAGAHTNFSTKAMREGYDAIITACESLGASQEKVLEHVTQYGAEIESRLTGKHETAPWNVYSYGVSNRGASVRIPWQVEVDQKGYIEDRRPNANVDPYVVTRLMVNTCCSALEKAGQI
- a CDS encoding putative leader peptide gives rise to the protein MTAAPADRLVRRLHVDLCRLAGATCRG